The nucleotide window TTGCCACGCTGTTGGTCAGGGCCCGCATCGGGAGGACGTGCAGCAGCCGCGTCCCCAAAAGGGCATCGCGAGCAGGGGCAGCCGGGCTGGCCGGCAATGCCTGGGTGAAGCCCAGCGCGCTCCCCACGGATTTCCCTATACCTGTAGGGGCATGGAGCAGCACCGATCTTCCACGCCTCAGGGTGTTCGCTGTCTTGGTTTGGAACTCCCGGAAATCCATCGAACCTCCGCTCTATTCAGGATGCAAAACCCCTGTCGCAGCGTCGGGCGACAAGGAACGGTTCCCTATTACAGGTAAACTATACCCAGTTTGAAATACCGGGGTTAAATGTCACTGCACAGTCCAGACGGGTGCCTCTTCTGCTACGCTGGCTCGTGATCGCACACGGGGATGACAGCCCCGCCAAGCGTGAGGGGGTGATCCCGCCGCACGACCTGGCCCGGGGACAGCTCATTGGTTCAGGTAGGCAAGCTCGAGGCAGTGCCGGCGCACCTTCTCGCGCAGGTGGTCAGGCGCGAGAACCCGCAAGCCCTTCCAGGAGGCTACCCACCACACCAACTCCTCGGTTATGGGCACCGTGAGCTTGTAGATCAGCGACCCGTCGTCCTGGGGAAGCAGCTCCCGGCTGGGGTGGCGCTGAACCTCGGCGGCCGCCTTGGCGTTGTGGGCCGGGAAGTGCAGCACGACCTCCTCGGGCTCGCCGTCGCCGCCGAAGGTTCCGAAGCTGCGCTCGACGTAGGCCTGGGGGTCGAAGTCGGGCTCGGGGAAGGTCAGGGTGTCGGGCACCTTCTGGCCCTCGCGCCAGGCTACCGCGACCTTGGCCTCGAGGATCCGGTCGAGGCGCAGGTGCATCAGGCCGCCGCCCGGCTTGTGGCTGAAAGTGTGGCTGCGGCCAGCGAGGTAGTAGTGTCCGTTCCAGAAGATGATCCGGTAGGGCTCGAAGGTGTGCTGGTTGAGGCTGCGCTTGACGTTGGTGGGTCTGTAGGTGAGCTCGAGCACCTTGCGCTGCTCGATGGCCGCCACGACCCGCTGATACACATCCGGGGCAATTTCGTCGTAGGAGTGGTAATAGACGACCGAGGAGCGCGCGAGCTTACTACCGATGAGGGTTTTGCGCAAGACCTCGAGGGCCTCAGCGGCATAGGGCGTGAGGCGGCGCACGCTCTCCACCGCCGCCACCAGGTCGTGGGCTTGCTGCGCGCTGAGGCTGAACTCGAGGCGCTCGGCGTCGCGGTTGCGGCTGGCCAACCGGAAGCGACCGCGCTCGCGCACGATGTTGTAGCCCCGGTTTTCACAGCGCTGGATCACCCGGTACACGCTGGCTCGGCTGATGCCCAAATGCTCTGCCAACTCGACCGCGCTCAGCGCCGCGCCACCCTCGAGGCGCTGGATCAGACGGATGTCGTTCTCGTTGGTCATGGCGGTCCTCACACAACCGGCAACGTGGGGCTCGAGGCCGCCCGCTCCGGCTATTGCGATCCGTTCTTAGCTAATCATGACCGATCCGGGGCCTGGACCAAGTTCATCGTTCCCGGCCGAGCTTCGCGGGGCCTCGAATTCGCCCGATGCTGCGACAAGGCTTTGCTAAAGCTGGCCTATGGACGAGGCCCACTACCTACCCGTCTCCAAGGTGAACACGGCGGTCTTCTGCCCCCGCCGGTTCTACCTCGAGTACGTCCTGGGCGAGGTCCACCGCAACCACCACGTCATCGAGGAACACCACCTACACGCTCGGGCCTATACCGAGCGGGGCGAGCGCAGCGGGGTGTGGGTCTGGTCGGACCGGCTGGGGCTGGTGGGGGTGGTGGATCGCATCGAGTACGCCGGCGGTGAGCCCGTGCTGGTGGAGTACAAGAAGGGGCGGGCCTTCCCGCAAGCCAACGACTCCGACGCCGTGCAGCTCGCCGCCCAGGCGCTGTGCCTGGAGGAGTCGCGCGGCGAGCGGGCGCGCCGGGGTGCCGTCTACTACCACGCCAGCCGGACCCGCCGCGAGGTGGCGCTCACCCCCGAGCTGCTGGGCCGCGCCGAGGTGGCCGTGGCCCACATGCGCCAGCTCCTGCAAAGCCCCAGGCCGCCGGGGGTGGCGGTGCCACCTAGCAAGTGCGCGGGGTGCAGCACCCGGGAGGCCTGCCAACCCGAGCTGCTGCGCCGGGAGGAGGGCGGGGGCTGATGGGTGTGGTCTACGTGCTCGAGGACGGCTACCTCGCCAAGGACGGCGGCACTCTTAAAGTCTCGAAGCGGGACCCGGGCGGCGGCGAGACGCTGCTGGAGAAGCCCCTGATCGGCGTGGAGGAGATCGTGGTGCTCGGCAACGCGGTGGTCACACCCGCCCTCCTCAAGCACTGTGCCGAGGAGAACATCGGCCTGCACTACGTCTCCACCAGCGGCAGGTACTTCGCGGGGCTGACCCGCACCCCCGCCAAGAACGCCCCGGCGCGGGTGGCCCAATTCGCCGCCCACCTCGACCCCGCGCGCAAGCTGGCCCTGGCCCGGCGCTTCGTGCTCGGCAAGCTTCGCAACAGCCTGACCCTGCTGCGTCGCAACGGCGCCGAGGGCTGGGAGGGGATCCGGTGGGCCATCGGCGAGCTCGACAAGGCGGCGGACGAGGGGGCGCTGCGCGGGCTCGAGGGCAACGCCGCCGACGTGTACTTCCGCTCCTACGCCGCGCTGCTCCCGGAGGGCTTCCGCTTTTCAGAGCGAAACCGCCGCCCCCCGCGCGACCCCGCCAACAGCCTGCTCTCGCTGGCCTACACCTTCCTGGTCAAGGAGTGCGAGAGCGCCCTGCAGGTTGCCGGGCTCGACCCCTACGTGGGCTACCTGCACGAGGTCCGCTATGGGCGGGCCAGCCTAGCGCTCGACCTGATGGAGGAGTTCCGCAGCATCCTGGCCGACTCGGTGGTGCTGTCGCTGCTCAACAACCGCCGGCTCACCCTCGAGGACTTCGACGACGCCGAGGGCTACCCCAAGCTCCGCAAGGAGTCGTTCCCCAAGTTCCTGCGGGCCTGGGAGGAGCGCCTCACCGACCGGGTACGCCACCCGCTGCTGGGCAAAGCCTACAGCTACCGCCAGACGGTCCTGGTGCAAGCACGGGTCCTGGTCAAGCACCTGATGGGCGAGCTACCCGCCTACGAGCCCTTCACGGTGCGCTAGGGGTGCAGCATGGAGCTCTACGCCATCGTGGCCTACGACACCCCGTCCGACTCCAGGCGGGCCAAGCTTGCCCGCCTGCTCAAAGGCTTCGGCGAACGGCGACAGTTCAGCGTCTTCGAGTGCCGGCTCCGCCGCGAGCACTGGGCGCTGCTCAAGGCCAGGATTGAAGACCTGGTGGACAAGGACGAGGACGTGCTGGCCGTCTACTTCCTCCCCCCCGAGGCCGTGGGGCGCACCTACCGCATCGGGCACGAAGCCGTCAAGCGCTTGGACGAGCCCGAGTTCATCTAGAGCCCTCGAGCGCGAACGCCACTTCACCCGACCCCGGCCCCCGGGCCGGGGTTTTTCCCGTCCCCGGCAGGCCAAATTCCATCTCGAGTGCCCGCCTCGGTCAGGTGCCGCGTGCGTCACCGTGCCCGACGGCAAAAACGGCCCCTCGAGGTCCCGCGAGGCACTGGCTCGAGGGGGCGCTCGAGGCCGCATGCGAATTCGAGTCCGAGAAGGCCGACCTGCATTTGCCTTTTTCGGGAGGCTGGCGTAAGCTCGAGATACTCCGTAGGAGATTGAAACCCGCATCCTGGCCGCCGGGAGGCGATGGGGCAAGGCGTAAGCTCGAGATACTCCGTAGGAGATTGAAACCTCCGGGAGCTTCCCGGCCTCGACCTGAGCGGGGCTCGGCGTAAGCTCGAGATACTCCGTAGGAGATTGAAACGGGGTAGCGTCCACGATGTCCACCGGCGTCACCACGGCGTAAGCTCGAGATACTCCGTAGGAGATTGAAACGTGAACTTCTTCCGGGTGCTGCGCTCTCAGCCCGACGGCGTAAGCTCGAGATACTCCGTAGGAGATTGAAACATGATACGGGGTAGCTTCAGCGGACTACGCCAACTCGGGCGTAAGCTCGAGATACTCCGTAGGAGATTGAAACTGGGTGCGGGCCGCTGAGTTCGCTGCCATGCAGTGGCGTAAGCTCGAGATACTCCGTAGGAGATTGAAACAAAAAACTGGAAAGGAGATACCGTGAGCGATAAACGGCGTAAGCTCGAGATACTCCGTAGGAGATTGAAACTGCCCTCCTGATGGGGAAGGCCGAGGGCCTGGAGGGGCGTAAGCTCGAGATACTCCGTAGGAGATTGAAACTACATCCGCCCGCCCAGGGACGACATGCCCATCAGGCGTAAGCTCGAGATACTCCGTAGGAGATTGAAACAGGATCTACGCAGACAACCTATTCGTCAAAGGTCGCGGCGTAAGCTCGAGATACTCCGTAGGAGATTGAAACGCGATCAGGATGCGCCGGTCCAGGCGGTGGGCGATCGGCGTAAGCTCGAGATACTCCGTAGGAGATTGAAACCTGCTGTGCCCGTGCTACACCCCAGGCGAGCCTTGGGCGTAAGCTCGAGATACTCCGTAGGAGATTGAAACTAGCGCCAGATCCATCCGGTTCCATATCAGTGCCCATGGCGTAAGCTCGAGATACTCCGTAGGAGATTGAAACATGGTCTGGCAGGCGCCTCGTGCCACTCGTGGGCCAGCAGCGCATAGCAGGCTATATCCACGAAGCCGTAGGACCACTTCCAGTCCTGGCGGCGCACACCCTCGAAGGTGAAACCCAGGCGCTTGGCCAGCTGCCCGCGCAATCTGCTCCTTCTGCAGCCTTTGGAAGGTGGCAAAGGCCAGCTCGAGGCTCGGTACTTTGGTCTGAGCGACGCCGTGGAAGTGCTTTATGAGTTGCATCTAAAGAGGCGCTAATCCATCGGGCAGTTGACCAAGATCCACTCAGCGGTTTAGGATCCTGGACGGGCTTCAAAACCCAAACCGTTATGGAGGTTGATATGCGTCGATTTACGCTGTTGGCCGCGGTCTTGCTGGTACTAGCTGCCTGTACCTCCAGTCCGCAGGTCGCCGAGGACACCGGGGTCCCCGTCTTGGGGCTGGACAACCCCCAGGCGATCCCTGGGCAGTACATCGTGGTCTACAAGAAGGACGCCAGTGTGCTGCCCGCACTGCAAAGCCTGAAGGCAGGCTTGAGCGCGGGCGCGGTGCAGAGCCAGGCCCTCCAGAGCCTGGGGCTCGAGGGTGCCCAAGTGCGCCAGGCCTACACTACCGCCTTGCAAGGCGTGGCCGTGCGCCTCTCCGACGAGCAACTCAGGCGCCTACGCCAGGACACGCGCGTCGCCTACATCGAGGCCGACCAGGTGATGGAAGCCTGGGCCACCCAGAGCCCGGCTACCTGGGGCCTCGACCGCATCGACCAGCGCGACCTCCCGCTGTCCAATAGCTACACCTACAACTACACCGGCGCCGGGGTCCACGCCTACATCATCGACACCGGCATCCGCCGCACCCACGCCGAGTTCAGCGGGCGCATCGGCAATGGCTACGACGCGGTGACCCCCGGCGGCAGCGCCGACGACTGCAACGGCCACGGCACCCACGTCGCGGGCACCGTGGGCGGCAGCACCTACGGCGTGGCCAAGGGCGTGACCCTGCACCCGGTGCGGGTGCTCGACTGCAACGGCTCGGGCTCCAACTCGGGCGTGATCGCCGGGGTGGACTGGGTCGCCCAAAACCACGTCAAGCCCGCCGTCGCCAACATGAGCCTGGGCGGCGGGGCCTCCAGCGCCCTCGACAGCGCGGTCAACAACGCCATCGCCGCCGGCGTGACCTTCTCCATCGCCGCCGGGAACTCCAACGCCAACGCCTGCAACTACTCCCCCGCTCGCGTCGGCAGCGCCATCACCGTAGGCTCGACTACCTCCTCCGACGCCCGCTCCTCCTTCTCCAACTACGGAAGCTGCCTCGACCTCTTCGCTCCAGGCTCCTCCATCACCTCGGCCTGGTATACCTCCGACACCGCCACCAACACCATCAGCGGCACCTCGATGGCGACCCCGCACGTCGCGGGTGTGGCGGCGCTCTACCTGCAGGCCAACCCCAGCGCCACCCCCAGCGCCGTAGCCAGCGCCATCGTGGGTGGCGCCACTTCGGGCCGGCTCTCGAGCATAGGCAGCGGCTCGCCCAACCGGCTGCTCTACTCCCTGCTCGGCGGCAGCACGCCCCCGCCGCCCTCGGGTGAGACCTACACCGGCACCCTCAGCGGCAGCGGCGCGTACAACTACCACCCTGGCTCCACCGGCTTCAGCTACAGCGGCGGCACCCTCAGGGGCACCCTCACTGGCCCCTCCAACGCCGACTTCGACCTCTACCTGCAAAAACGCAACAGCTCGGGAAGCTGGAGCACCGTGGCCCGCTCCGAGAGCTACACCTCGAGCGAGAGCATCACCTACTCGGCCAGCTCGGGCACCTACCGCTGGCTGGTCTATTCCTACAGCGGATCGGGCTCCTACACCCTGAGCGTGCAGAAGTAGGCAGAAACCCCTGCCCCACTCCCCTCGAGCCGCCCTCGAGGGGAGTTTTCTCTGTGGGACCGGGCGTTCGACTTACGACGCACCCACTTCGCCCCTATCGGAATTAGGGGCAGCCTCACGATGTGCAAAATCAATGAAGAAAGCAATCCAGGACAAGCTTCACCTCGCTACGCAAAATCATGAAGCCCGTATGCATCGACTCGAGTCCTTCCTGATCACTCAATTTTATCCCGTTTAGAAGGTCATTTTCATCATCTCAGGCAATGTTCAGTTTTATTATGTTTTTTGCGTAATATGCTATAATGTCCGGGTGAGCACTGAGATCACCGCAAACTACGACGCATCCCAGATCAAAGTCCTGAAAGGTCTCGAGGGGGTTCGCCACCGCCCCGCCATGTACATCGGCGGGACGCAGTCGGATGGCTACCATCACCTCTTCAAGGAAATCCTGGACAACGCGGTAGACGAAGCCCTGGCCGGTTACGCCACCGAGATTATCACCACCCTGCACCCCGACGGCTCGATCACGGTCGAGGACAACGGGCGCGGTATCCCCGTCGACATCATGCCCGAGGAGGGTAAGCCAGCCGTAGAGGTTATTTACACCGTCCTGCACGCAGGAGGCAAGTTCGAGGAGGGCGCTTATAAAGTCTCGGGCGGCCTTCACGGGGTGGGAGCCAGCGTGGTCAACGCCCTGGCGGAGTACACCATCGTGGAGGTCTTCCGCGAGGGCAAACACTACAAGATCGAGTTCAGCCGCGGTGAAGTGACCAAGCCGCTCGAGGTCGTGGGCAGCGCGCCGGGAGGCAAGCGCGGCACCCGCGTGACCTTCATGCCCGACCACACCATCTTCGACCCCGGCCTCACCTTTGAGGCCAGCAAGCTCAGAAACCGGCTGCGCGAGGTGAGTTTCCTGGTAGCAGGCCTGCGGCTGGTCTTCAAAGACGAGCAACACCAGAAGGAAGAGGTCTTCTTCGACAAGGGCGGCGTGGCTTCCTTCGCCCGCTTTCTGGCGGGGAACGAGGAGTTGCTCTATGACAAAGCGGTGCTCTTGCAGGGCGACGTGGAGAACGTGAGCGTAGACGTGGGCCTCATCCACTCCAGGAGCTACAACGCCGAACTGGTGACCTACGCCAATATGATCCCCACCCGCGACGGCGGCACCCACCTCTCCGGCTTCAAGACCGCCTATACCCGCGCCATCAACGCTTACGCCAGGAAGGCTGGGCTGGTCAAGGACCTCGAGCCCACCGGCGAGGACCTGTTGGAGGGCATCTCGGCGGTGATCTCGATCAAGATCCCCCAGCCGCAGTTCGAGGGCCAAACCAAGGGCAAGCTCCTCAACCCCGAAGCCCAGACCGCCGTGAGCAAGGTAGTCTACGAAAAGTTCTCGGAGTACTTGGAGGAAAACCCCCGCATCGCCAAGCTGATCTACGAAAAGGCCCAGCGCGCCGCCCAGGCCCGTGAGGCCGCCCGTAAAGCCCGTGAATTGGTGCGCCGCTCTAACCCCCTCGAGTCCGACGACCTCCCCGGCAAGCTCGCCGACTGTCAATCCGAAGACCCCGCCGAGTCCGAGCTGTTCATCGTGGAAGGCGACAGCGCAGGCGGAAGCGCCAAGAGCGGGCGTGACCGCCGTTTTCAGGCCATCCTGCCCCTACGCGGCAAGATTTTGAACGTCGAGAAGGCCGGGCTTTCCAAAGCCCTCAAAAACGCTGAGGTGCGGGCCATGGTAGCGGCCATTGGCGCGGGCATCGGCAACCGGGACGGCGAGGAAGCGCACTTCGCCATCGAGAACCTGCGCTACCACAAGATCATCATCATGACCGACGCCGACGTGGACGGCTCGCACATCCGCACCCTGTTGCTGACCTTCTTCTACCGCTACATGCG belongs to Calidithermus timidus DSM 17022 and includes:
- a CDS encoding helix-turn-helix transcriptional regulator encodes the protein MTNENDIRLIQRLEGGAALSAVELAEHLGISRASVYRVIQRCENRGYNIVRERGRFRLASRNRDAERLEFSLSAQQAHDLVAAVESVRRLTPYAAEALEVLRKTLIGSKLARSSVVYYHSYDEIAPDVYQRVVAAIEQRKVLELTYRPTNVKRSLNQHTFEPYRIIFWNGHYYLAGRSHTFSHKPGGGLMHLRLDRILEAKVAVAWREGQKVPDTLTFPEPDFDPQAYVERSFGTFGGDGEPEEVVLHFPAHNAKAAAEVQRHPSRELLPQDDGSLIYKLTVPITEELVWWVASWKGLRVLAPDHLREKVRRHCLELAYLNQ
- the cas4 gene encoding CRISPR-associated protein Cas4 gives rise to the protein MDEAHYLPVSKVNTAVFCPRRFYLEYVLGEVHRNHHVIEEHHLHARAYTERGERSGVWVWSDRLGLVGVVDRIEYAGGEPVLVEYKKGRAFPQANDSDAVQLAAQALCLEESRGERARRGAVYYHASRTRREVALTPELLGRAEVAVAHMRQLLQSPRPPGVAVPPSKCAGCSTREACQPELLRREEGGG
- the cas1 gene encoding CRISPR-associated endonuclease Cas1 codes for the protein MGVVYVLEDGYLAKDGGTLKVSKRDPGGGETLLEKPLIGVEEIVVLGNAVVTPALLKHCAEENIGLHYVSTSGRYFAGLTRTPAKNAPARVAQFAAHLDPARKLALARRFVLGKLRNSLTLLRRNGAEGWEGIRWAIGELDKAADEGALRGLEGNAADVYFRSYAALLPEGFRFSERNRRPPRDPANSLLSLAYTFLVKECESALQVAGLDPYVGYLHEVRYGRASLALDLMEEFRSILADSVVLSLLNNRRLTLEDFDDAEGYPKLRKESFPKFLRAWEERLTDRVRHPLLGKAYSYRQTVLVQARVLVKHLMGELPAYEPFTVR
- the cas2 gene encoding CRISPR-associated endonuclease Cas2 gives rise to the protein MELYAIVAYDTPSDSRRAKLARLLKGFGERRQFSVFECRLRREHWALLKARIEDLVDKDEDVLAVYFLPPEAVGRTYRIGHEAVKRLDEPEFI
- a CDS encoding S8 family peptidase codes for the protein MRRFTLLAAVLLVLAACTSSPQVAEDTGVPVLGLDNPQAIPGQYIVVYKKDASVLPALQSLKAGLSAGAVQSQALQSLGLEGAQVRQAYTTALQGVAVRLSDEQLRRLRQDTRVAYIEADQVMEAWATQSPATWGLDRIDQRDLPLSNSYTYNYTGAGVHAYIIDTGIRRTHAEFSGRIGNGYDAVTPGGSADDCNGHGTHVAGTVGGSTYGVAKGVTLHPVRVLDCNGSGSNSGVIAGVDWVAQNHVKPAVANMSLGGGASSALDSAVNNAIAAGVTFSIAAGNSNANACNYSPARVGSAITVGSTTSSDARSSFSNYGSCLDLFAPGSSITSAWYTSDTATNTISGTSMATPHVAGVAALYLQANPSATPSAVASAIVGGATSGRLSSIGSGSPNRLLYSLLGGSTPPPPSGETYTGTLSGSGAYNYHPGSTGFSYSGGTLRGTLTGPSNADFDLYLQKRNSSGSWSTVARSESYTSSESITYSASSGTYRWLVYSYSGSGSYTLSVQK
- a CDS encoding DNA topoisomerase subunit B, with the protein product MSTEITANYDASQIKVLKGLEGVRHRPAMYIGGTQSDGYHHLFKEILDNAVDEALAGYATEIITTLHPDGSITVEDNGRGIPVDIMPEEGKPAVEVIYTVLHAGGKFEEGAYKVSGGLHGVGASVVNALAEYTIVEVFREGKHYKIEFSRGEVTKPLEVVGSAPGGKRGTRVTFMPDHTIFDPGLTFEASKLRNRLREVSFLVAGLRLVFKDEQHQKEEVFFDKGGVASFARFLAGNEELLYDKAVLLQGDVENVSVDVGLIHSRSYNAELVTYANMIPTRDGGTHLSGFKTAYTRAINAYARKAGLVKDLEPTGEDLLEGISAVISIKIPQPQFEGQTKGKLLNPEAQTAVSKVVYEKFSEYLEENPRIAKLIYEKAQRAAQAREAARKARELVRRSNPLESDDLPGKLADCQSEDPAESELFIVEGDSAGGSAKSGRDRRFQAILPLRGKILNVEKAGLSKALKNAEVRAMVAAIGAGIGNRDGEEAHFAIENLRYHKIIIMTDADVDGSHIRTLLLTFFYRYMRPIIEQGYLYIAQPPLYGLRVGKSKEVRYLFDDEALKKALAEIGDKSYEIQRFKGLGEMNAEQLWETTMDPARRVLKRVSMEDALYAAEIFEKLMGSDVQPRREFIEENARFAQLDV